A single genomic interval of Nocardia bhagyanarayanae harbors:
- a CDS encoding helix-turn-helix domain-containing protein, whose translation MTNGMHDAREALGARLRELRRTAGLTNRRLAHLSGWHESKVSKIEFGRISPSDEDIRAYCRYCDAADQLPDLLATLHDIDVAYLEWRKILSTGTKRRQHAAVRMAEASRMMRIFQPHIVPGILQTAEYAEAVLSKYIDFFRVPDDLDAGVSKRLERQRLLYKGDRRFHILVAEQALSTTVGGDSVMVGQLDRLLAVIGLPRVLLGIIPANAELPMQLTNFVMFDERMVLAEAITAELTITQPREIAIYGRMFAELATLSVTGEGARRLICGALERRQARL comes from the coding sequence CACGGCTTCGGGAGCTTCGCCGCACAGCGGGGCTCACCAACCGGCGGCTCGCGCACCTGTCCGGGTGGCACGAGTCCAAGGTGTCCAAGATCGAGTTCGGCCGGATCAGCCCGTCCGACGAGGACATCCGTGCCTACTGCCGGTACTGCGACGCCGCTGATCAACTCCCTGATCTGCTGGCCACCCTGCACGACATCGACGTCGCCTATCTCGAGTGGCGCAAGATTCTCAGCACCGGAACCAAGCGGCGACAGCACGCGGCGGTGAGGATGGCGGAGGCGTCTCGAATGATGCGGATCTTCCAGCCGCACATCGTCCCCGGCATCTTGCAAACCGCGGAGTACGCCGAGGCGGTATTGAGCAAATACATCGACTTCTTCCGTGTCCCGGATGATCTCGACGCGGGCGTATCCAAACGTTTGGAACGACAGCGACTTCTGTACAAGGGAGACCGCCGGTTCCACATCCTCGTTGCCGAGCAAGCCTTGTCCACCACGGTCGGCGGTGATTCGGTGATGGTCGGCCAGTTGGACCGGCTTCTGGCGGTCATCGGCTTGCCTCGCGTACTGCTCGGCATCATCCCGGCAAACGCTGAATTGCCCATGCAGTTGACGAATTTCGTCATGTTCGATGAGCGAATGGTGTTGGCGGAGGCGATTACGGCGGAGTTGACGATCACGCAGCCGCGCGAGATCGCGATCTACGGCCGGATGTTCGCGGAGCTGGCCACACTGTCGGTGACGGGCGAAGGGGCGCGACGGCTGATCTGCGGCGCGCTGGAAAGGCGACAGGCTCGGCTCTAG